In Plantibacter sp. PA-3-X8, one DNA window encodes the following:
- a CDS encoding SDR family NAD(P)-dependent oxidoreductase gives MTNRTRTPQHPIGSGFGHSSTAAEVLQGIDLTGKLAIVTGGYSGIGREAVRALVGAGAHVIVPARRPETAREELAGIDGVEVDELDLADLASVAAFADRFLATGRGIDLVITNAGVMAAPETRVGPGWELQFATNHLGHFALVNRLWPAIVKCGSSRVVALSSSGHKRSGIRWDDVQFEHGYDKWEAYGQAKTANALFALQLDTLGAEEGVRAFSVHPGGILTPLQRHLPREEMMALGWVDADGNLLVSGFKSPEQGAATEVWAATSPSLDGLGGVFCEDCDIAGPAETAVSPASGVADHATDPEEAARLWALSAELTGVDAFAARD, from the coding sequence ATGACCAATCGCACGCGCACCCCGCAGCACCCCATCGGTTCCGGCTTCGGCCACTCGAGCACCGCGGCGGAGGTGCTCCAGGGCATCGACCTCACCGGCAAGCTCGCCATCGTCACCGGCGGCTACTCCGGTATCGGCCGCGAGGCCGTCCGTGCCCTGGTCGGCGCGGGCGCCCACGTCATCGTCCCCGCGCGGCGCCCGGAGACCGCTCGCGAGGAGCTCGCCGGCATCGACGGCGTGGAGGTCGACGAGCTCGACCTGGCCGACCTCGCGAGCGTCGCGGCGTTCGCCGACCGTTTCCTCGCCACGGGCCGGGGCATCGACCTCGTCATCACGAACGCCGGCGTCATGGCGGCTCCCGAGACGCGCGTCGGCCCCGGCTGGGAACTCCAGTTCGCGACGAACCACCTCGGCCACTTCGCCCTCGTCAACCGCCTCTGGCCCGCCATCGTCAAGTGCGGCTCCTCGCGGGTCGTCGCGTTGTCCTCCAGCGGCCACAAGCGCTCGGGGATCCGCTGGGACGACGTCCAGTTCGAGCACGGCTACGACAAGTGGGAGGCCTACGGGCAGGCGAAGACCGCCAACGCGCTCTTCGCCCTCCAGCTCGACACGCTCGGTGCCGAGGAGGGCGTCCGCGCGTTCTCCGTCCACCCCGGTGGCATCCTCACGCCGCTACAGCGGCACCTGCCCCGCGAGGAGATGATGGCGCTCGGCTGGGTCGACGCCGACGGCAACCTCCTCGTCTCGGGGTTCAAGTCGCCCGAGCAGGGTGCCGCAACCGAGGTCTGGGCCGCGACCTCGCCGTCGCTCGACGGCCTCGGCGGGGTGTTCTGCGAGGACTGCGACATCGCCGGCCCGGCCGAGACCGCGGTCTCCCCGGCCTCCGGTGTCGCCGACCACGCGACCGATCCGGAGGAGGCGGCCCGCCTCTGGGCGCTCTCCGCCGAACTCACCGGCGTCGACGCCTTCGCCGCCCGCGACTGA
- a CDS encoding polyprenol monophosphomannose synthase — MNRSLVVIPTYNELDNLQPIVNRTLAVAGVDILVVDDSSPDGTGFLAEQLAAQHPQVHVFHRAVKDGLGGAYLAGFAWALARGYEVIVEMDADGSHHPEDLPRLIGLLDDHDLALGSRWVPGGVVENWPAHRLALSRGGNLYTRLALGIGVADATGGFRAFRSEALRRIDLADVASQGYCFQVDLLWRALQRGLRVVETPIVFTERVSGESKMSGGIVSESLKKVTMWGVRRRLQEVRALLHGHPLPSVRVLSTR, encoded by the coding sequence GTGAACCGCTCCCTCGTCGTCATCCCCACCTACAACGAACTCGACAACCTGCAGCCGATCGTGAACCGCACGCTCGCCGTCGCCGGGGTCGACATCCTCGTCGTGGACGACTCCTCCCCCGACGGCACCGGGTTCCTCGCCGAGCAGCTCGCCGCGCAGCACCCGCAGGTGCACGTGTTCCACCGGGCCGTGAAGGACGGGCTCGGCGGGGCGTACCTCGCGGGCTTCGCCTGGGCGCTCGCGCGCGGCTACGAGGTCATCGTCGAGATGGACGCGGACGGCTCCCACCACCCCGAGGACCTGCCCCGCCTGATCGGACTCCTCGACGACCACGACCTCGCGCTCGGCTCGCGCTGGGTCCCGGGTGGCGTCGTCGAGAACTGGCCCGCGCATCGGCTCGCGCTGAGTCGCGGCGGCAACCTCTACACGCGACTCGCCCTCGGGATCGGTGTCGCCGACGCGACCGGCGGGTTCCGCGCGTTCCGCAGCGAGGCGCTGCGCCGGATCGACCTCGCCGACGTCGCGTCGCAGGGGTACTGCTTCCAGGTCGACCTCCTCTGGCGGGCGCTGCAGCGCGGGCTCCGGGTCGTGGAGACGCCCATCGTCTTCACCGAACGGGTGTCTGGCGAGTCGAAGATGAGCGGCGGCATCGTCTCCGAGTCGCTCAAGAAGGTCACGATGTGGGGCGTGCGTCGCCGCCTGCAGGAGGTCCGTGCGCTGCTGCACGGCCACCCGCTCCCATCCGTGCGTGTGCTGTCCACCCGCTGA
- a CDS encoding glycosyl hydrolase family 8 — translation MSAKKTIGIAATAVAAVTATAVIASLATGFPANLLQGPTAASPGSADADGQPGPTSTVTDRTTTEAADAFLANWVDDGRVVRRDQGDDTVSEGQAYGLLVAAGVGDEQSFTEIWDWTEQHLQRPDGLLAWRWSDGEVVDDEPASDADLDAARALVIAGTRFDEPRFTEAGVTLAGVIADRMTAETAAGRILLPGVWAAATEPYAYNPSYASPVAFSVLGAATGDPRWAELQAGSAAVTTTLLDESPLPPDWAQVHADGTVDAMPGAAGTGQSVRYGYDAARLPIRYAESCDTADQATAARLASTLARSKELRAETDLGGSPLTSDVHPLALQARAAARAAVGNLPESADDLRAADELAQEVPSYFGAAWAALAPMMLTTGELDGCPPLTEGATS, via the coding sequence ATGAGCGCCAAGAAGACGATCGGCATCGCCGCGACCGCGGTCGCCGCGGTCACCGCGACCGCCGTGATCGCCTCGCTGGCGACCGGGTTCCCGGCGAACCTCCTCCAGGGTCCGACCGCGGCGTCCCCCGGCTCCGCCGACGCCGACGGTCAGCCTGGCCCGACCTCGACGGTCACGGACCGGACCACCACGGAGGCCGCCGACGCGTTCCTCGCCAACTGGGTCGACGATGGCCGCGTCGTGCGCCGGGACCAGGGCGACGACACGGTCAGCGAAGGGCAGGCCTACGGACTACTCGTCGCGGCCGGGGTCGGGGACGAGCAGTCCTTCACCGAGATCTGGGACTGGACCGAGCAGCACCTGCAGCGCCCCGACGGGCTGCTCGCCTGGCGGTGGAGCGACGGTGAGGTCGTCGACGACGAACCCGCAAGCGATGCGGACCTCGACGCCGCCCGCGCGCTCGTCATCGCCGGTACCCGCTTCGACGAACCGCGGTTCACCGAGGCCGGCGTCACGCTTGCCGGTGTGATCGCGGACCGCATGACCGCCGAGACCGCCGCGGGCCGGATCCTCCTGCCCGGCGTCTGGGCCGCAGCGACCGAGCCCTACGCGTACAACCCGTCCTACGCCTCCCCCGTCGCCTTCTCGGTGCTGGGCGCGGCGACGGGTGACCCGCGGTGGGCCGAACTGCAGGCGGGTTCCGCAGCGGTCACGACCACCCTGCTCGACGAGAGCCCGCTCCCGCCCGACTGGGCCCAGGTGCACGCCGACGGCACCGTCGACGCCATGCCGGGTGCGGCAGGGACCGGGCAGAGCGTCCGCTACGGCTACGACGCGGCCCGACTCCCGATCCGCTACGCCGAGTCCTGCGACACCGCCGACCAGGCGACGGCCGCCCGCCTCGCCTCGACCCTCGCGCGGTCGAAGGAGCTGCGGGCGGAGACCGACCTCGGCGGATCACCACTGACCTCGGACGTGCACCCGCTCGCCCTCCAGGCCCGAGCAGCCGCGCGCGCAGCCGTCGGCAACCTGCCGGAGTCGGCTGACGACCTCCGTGCCGCCGACGAACTCGCGCAGGAGGTGCCGAGTTACTTCGGCGCCGCCTGGGCAGCCCTCGCGCCCATGATGCTCACGACCGGTGAGCTGGACGGGTGCCCGCCGCTCACCGAAGGAGCCACCTCATGA
- a CDS encoding DEAD/DEAH box helicase yields MTPEPAPLVDVADLVRLVGRVAFDRGRVYARDGRVTAADWDPDKRRLHGIVEGSTDVPYACIVDLGDDTGGFARIEGSACSCPLRGDCKHIVATLLHSNAAHLRAEGRSDRWVAPQRPPSGKEASWRSDRRWTAPINDPALDEPAEHQPMYALDELDDLPDAWRPEAERRAARWNPSPQTPTAPPSWRNRLDSLAGDAGRATAPTAMGLQFEVRESIPRTAERWRGPTSRTADGPPEPRHPRRIAVRPVVRKAGGGFVKSTISWTSFTHQGHRLSLDPAHQQWFTQFQALLRATRPPAGAYAGDSDWLVLDDFGSPVLWHLFEEAAQLGIELVGTRKGTVTLGTTAAIRLDAAHDDEGVVLRSVVTIDGTDVDAATSGALGDHGLYHYTLEPQQALVLAPLAEPLTDEARGLLGPGEPVVVPEAEVAEFLEHYVPRLRRSISLSSTDGTVALPEIVPPVLVLAASFEPKQTLRLAWFWQYAPAQRVPIGGGTPALAAGRPLVSTVPNGAPTDAATGAAAAEVLRDERAERAILDRVGAAIAAAAEPERRALAAGSFDELTTPGVWPPRPQVLTEFDAALVTERTLPVLESLDDVLVEVSGDRPEYRELTGTPHISVTTVETEQRDWFDLGIVIHIGEYSVPFEPLFKALSKGRTKLLMVDHTYLSLEHPAFDRLRELLTEAAALKEWETKPSISRYQASLWADFEDLADETEQAVSWREAAAGLNAIEAVPDTPLPSGLHADLRPYQVEGFRWLAFLWQHGLGGILADDMGLGKTLQTLALVAHARETTGSTAPPFLVVAPTSVVSNWVAEATRFVPGLVVRSITATQAKGSASIADLAAGADIVVTSYALFRLDAAAYQAVEWSGLILDEAQFVKNHRAKLHECAVDLRAPFKLAITGTPIENTLMELWSLLSIVAPGLFASAPRFTEHYVKPIGKGLDSSRLQTLRRRIRPLLMRRTKEMVAPELPPKQEQVLRIELAPAHRKLYDLVLQRERQKLLGLVDDLDRNRFIVFRSLTLLRMLSLDASLIDAEEHAGIPSSKLDALLEQLDDVVAEGHRALIFSQFTSFLGTAARRLEEQGIAYEYLDGSTRRRGEVIDRFRTGDAPVFLISLKAGGFGLNLTEADYVFLLDPWWNPAAEAQAIDRTHRIGQTENVMVYRLVAADTIEEKVMALQAKKSELFAAVLDDDAVFSQALTAEDIRGLLE; encoded by the coding sequence ATGACTCCCGAGCCCGCACCACTGGTCGACGTGGCCGACCTCGTCCGGCTCGTCGGGCGGGTGGCGTTCGACCGCGGCCGGGTCTACGCGAGGGACGGCCGGGTCACCGCCGCCGACTGGGACCCCGACAAGCGTCGGCTCCATGGGATCGTCGAAGGCTCCACCGACGTGCCGTACGCCTGCATCGTCGACCTCGGTGACGACACCGGCGGGTTCGCTCGGATCGAAGGCAGCGCGTGCTCCTGCCCGCTCCGCGGTGACTGCAAGCACATCGTCGCCACCCTGCTGCACAGCAACGCGGCCCACCTCCGGGCCGAAGGTCGCTCCGACCGGTGGGTGGCCCCACAACGGCCGCCTTCGGGGAAGGAGGCGTCCTGGCGTTCCGACCGGCGTTGGACCGCGCCCATCAACGACCCCGCGCTCGACGAACCGGCCGAGCACCAGCCGATGTACGCCCTCGACGAGCTCGACGACCTCCCTGACGCCTGGCGTCCGGAGGCGGAACGGCGAGCAGCGCGGTGGAACCCGAGCCCGCAGACGCCGACGGCGCCGCCCAGCTGGCGGAACCGACTCGACTCCCTCGCGGGCGACGCCGGTCGCGCCACGGCACCGACGGCCATGGGCCTGCAGTTCGAGGTCCGCGAGAGCATCCCGCGCACCGCCGAACGCTGGCGCGGACCGACCTCCCGCACTGCCGACGGCCCGCCCGAGCCGCGGCATCCCCGCCGGATCGCCGTCCGACCCGTGGTCAGGAAGGCCGGCGGCGGCTTCGTGAAGTCGACGATCTCGTGGACCTCGTTCACGCACCAGGGCCACCGGCTGTCGCTCGATCCGGCGCACCAGCAGTGGTTCACGCAGTTCCAGGCGCTCCTGCGTGCCACCCGTCCGCCGGCCGGTGCCTACGCCGGTGACTCGGACTGGCTCGTCCTCGACGACTTCGGCAGCCCCGTCCTCTGGCATCTGTTCGAGGAGGCGGCCCAACTCGGGATCGAACTCGTCGGCACGCGCAAGGGCACGGTCACCCTCGGCACCACAGCCGCCATCCGGCTGGACGCCGCGCACGACGACGAGGGCGTGGTCCTCCGATCCGTCGTGACGATCGACGGCACCGACGTCGACGCCGCCACGAGCGGAGCCCTCGGCGACCACGGGCTCTACCACTACACGCTCGAACCCCAGCAGGCGCTCGTGCTCGCACCCCTCGCCGAACCGCTGACGGACGAGGCCCGCGGACTCCTCGGGCCAGGCGAGCCCGTCGTGGTCCCCGAAGCCGAGGTGGCGGAGTTCCTCGAGCACTACGTCCCACGACTCCGCCGCAGCATCTCGCTGAGTTCGACGGACGGCACCGTCGCCCTCCCCGAGATCGTGCCACCGGTGCTCGTGCTCGCGGCCTCGTTCGAACCGAAGCAGACCCTTCGCCTCGCCTGGTTCTGGCAGTACGCCCCGGCCCAGCGCGTCCCGATCGGTGGCGGCACCCCGGCGCTTGCCGCAGGGCGACCACTCGTGTCCACGGTGCCGAACGGCGCGCCGACTGACGCCGCCACCGGAGCTGCCGCAGCGGAGGTCCTCCGCGACGAACGCGCGGAACGGGCCATCCTCGACCGGGTCGGTGCCGCCATCGCCGCCGCAGCGGAACCGGAACGCCGCGCGCTCGCCGCCGGCTCGTTCGACGAGCTCACGACCCCGGGCGTCTGGCCGCCCAGGCCGCAGGTCCTGACGGAGTTCGACGCGGCACTCGTCACCGAGCGCACCCTGCCCGTCCTCGAATCGCTCGACGACGTCCTCGTCGAGGTGTCCGGCGACCGCCCTGAGTACCGGGAGCTCACCGGCACACCTCACATCTCGGTCACCACGGTGGAGACGGAGCAGCGCGACTGGTTCGACCTCGGGATCGTCATCCACATCGGCGAGTACAGCGTCCCCTTCGAGCCCCTCTTCAAGGCCCTCTCGAAGGGGCGCACGAAGCTGCTCATGGTCGACCACACCTACCTCTCGCTCGAGCATCCCGCCTTCGACCGCCTGCGCGAACTGCTCACCGAGGCGGCCGCGCTCAAGGAGTGGGAGACGAAGCCGAGCATCAGCCGCTACCAGGCGAGCCTCTGGGCCGACTTCGAAGACCTCGCCGACGAGACCGAGCAGGCCGTCTCCTGGCGCGAGGCCGCAGCCGGACTCAACGCGATCGAAGCGGTCCCCGACACCCCCTTGCCGTCGGGGCTCCACGCCGACCTCCGGCCCTACCAGGTCGAGGGCTTCCGCTGGCTCGCGTTCCTCTGGCAGCACGGACTCGGCGGCATCCTGGCCGACGACATGGGCCTCGGCAAGACGCTCCAGACGCTCGCCCTCGTCGCCCACGCGCGCGAGACCACCGGGTCCACGGCACCACCGTTCCTCGTGGTCGCCCCGACGTCGGTCGTCTCCAACTGGGTCGCCGAGGCCACGCGCTTCGTGCCCGGCCTCGTCGTCCGCAGCATCACGGCCACGCAGGCGAAGGGCAGCGCGTCGATCGCGGACCTCGCGGCGGGCGCCGACATCGTGGTCACGAGCTATGCGCTGTTCCGGCTCGACGCAGCGGCGTACCAGGCGGTCGAGTGGTCGGGGCTCATCCTCGACGAGGCGCAGTTCGTGAAGAACCACCGCGCCAAGCTGCACGAGTGCGCCGTCGACCTCCGGGCACCGTTCAAGCTCGCGATCACCGGCACGCCCATCGAGAACACCCTCATGGAGCTGTGGTCGCTGCTGTCGATCGTCGCGCCGGGCCTGTTCGCGTCAGCGCCACGCTTCACCGAGCACTACGTCAAGCCGATCGGCAAGGGGCTCGACTCCAGTCGGCTGCAGACCCTGCGCCGACGCATCCGACCGCTGCTCATGCGCCGGACGAAGGAGATGGTCGCGCCCGAACTGCCGCCGAAGCAGGAACAGGTGCTGCGCATCGAGCTCGCACCGGCCCACCGCAAGCTCTACGACCTCGTCCTCCAACGCGAACGGCAGAAGCTCCTCGGACTCGTCGACGACCTCGACCGCAACCGGTTCATCGTGTTCCGCTCGCTCACGCTCCTCCGCATGCTCAGCCTCGACGCGAGTCTCATCGACGCCGAGGAGCACGCGGGCATCCCCTCGAGCAAGCTCGACGCACTCCTCGAACAGCTCGACGACGTCGTCGCCGAGGGGCACCGGGCGCTCATCTTCAGCCAGTTCACGAGCTTCCTCGGCACCGCCGCTCGTCGGCTCGAGGAGCAGGGCATCGCGTACGAGTACCTCGACGGGTCCACCCGTCGTCGGGGTGAGGTCATCGACCGTTTCCGCACCGGTGACGCCCCCGTGTTCCTCATCAGCCTGAAGGCCGGCGGGTTCGGCCTCAACCTCACCGAGGCTGACTACGTCTTCCTGCTCGACCCGTGGTGGAACCCGGCAGCAGAGGCGCAGGCCATCGACCGCACGCACCGCATCGGCCAGACGGAGAACGTCATGGTCTACCGACTGGTCGCCGCCGACACGATCGAGGAGAAGGTGATGGCGCTCCAGGCGAAGAAGTCGGAGCTCTTCGCCGCGGTCCTCGACGACGACGCGGTCTTCAGCCAGGCGCTCACCGCGGAGGACATCCGGGGCCTGCTCGAATAG
- a CDS encoding sodium:proton antiporter: MELGVYAVVGIAVIVAVAAFSRKLGVAAPIILVIVGVGLSYLPGVPEIEVEPELVLDVVLPPILYAAAISVPIMDFRRNLATITSLSVVLVIVTAFGAGFLLFSLLPDLNLAAAIALGAIISPPDAVAATSIGRRLGLPPRLLTVLEGEGLVNDATALVLLRSASAAAAGGMLTPWATVGDFVYAVVLAIIVGFIAGYVTVWLRSKLNDSVLDTAISIAVPFVAFMPTEALGGSGVLAVVIAGLYTGHASSAAFSAQARISDRINWRTIQFLLENAVFLLIGLEIRTLIGAVDAEILSVEESIGIGLVATAALIALRFLWVGPLVLGLRARERWAERQTLQRWLSMGYSERFPRQNRRWHRRRRRERAYERQRADLEQLRLEQIDWRGGVILSWSGMRGVVTLAAAQSLPQSTPYREQLVLIAFTVAVVTLVVQGGTLPWLIRLLKVQGIDESEDRRQLATLLDEISYAGISVLEDPASAVGIEEEIDPDLLERVRQSTFLRAEAAWERSRESVSPSETHAETPHRLYRQLRLAVVQAERERLLDARARGAYPSRILAEAQTMLDIEETRLRPPRADH, from the coding sequence ATGGAACTCGGGGTGTATGCGGTCGTCGGCATCGCGGTGATCGTCGCCGTCGCGGCCTTCTCCCGCAAGCTCGGCGTCGCCGCGCCGATCATCCTCGTGATCGTCGGTGTCGGGCTCTCGTACCTCCCGGGCGTCCCGGAGATCGAGGTCGAACCGGAACTCGTGCTCGACGTCGTCCTGCCGCCGATCCTCTACGCCGCGGCGATCAGCGTCCCGATCATGGACTTCCGCCGGAACCTCGCCACCATCACGAGTCTGTCCGTCGTGCTCGTCATCGTCACCGCCTTCGGTGCCGGCTTCCTCCTCTTCAGCCTCCTGCCCGACCTCAACCTCGCCGCCGCCATCGCCCTCGGCGCGATCATCAGCCCGCCCGACGCGGTCGCGGCGACCTCCATCGGACGCCGTCTCGGCCTCCCGCCCCGCCTCCTGACCGTGCTCGAGGGCGAGGGGCTCGTGAACGACGCGACCGCGCTCGTGCTCCTCCGATCGGCGAGCGCTGCGGCGGCCGGCGGCATGCTCACGCCGTGGGCGACGGTCGGCGACTTCGTCTACGCGGTCGTGCTTGCGATCATCGTCGGTTTCATCGCCGGGTACGTCACCGTCTGGCTGCGGTCGAAGCTCAACGACTCCGTCCTCGACACCGCGATCTCCATCGCCGTCCCCTTCGTGGCGTTCATGCCGACCGAGGCGCTCGGTGGGTCCGGCGTGCTGGCCGTCGTCATCGCCGGCCTGTACACGGGGCACGCGAGCTCGGCCGCGTTCTCGGCCCAGGCGCGGATCAGCGACCGCATCAACTGGCGGACCATCCAGTTCCTGCTCGAGAACGCCGTGTTCCTCCTCATCGGACTCGAGATCCGGACGCTCATCGGCGCCGTCGACGCCGAGATCCTGTCCGTCGAGGAGTCCATCGGGATCGGTCTCGTCGCGACGGCCGCGCTCATCGCGCTGCGGTTCCTGTGGGTGGGTCCGCTGGTGCTCGGGCTCCGTGCACGAGAACGCTGGGCCGAGCGGCAGACCCTGCAACGGTGGCTGTCGATGGGGTACTCGGAACGGTTCCCGAGACAGAACCGCCGATGGCATCGACGGCGGCGTCGGGAGCGCGCCTACGAGCGGCAGCGCGCCGACCTCGAGCAGCTGCGGCTGGAGCAGATCGACTGGCGGGGTGGCGTCATCCTCAGCTGGTCGGGCATGCGCGGCGTCGTGACGCTCGCCGCGGCACAGTCACTGCCGCAGAGCACCCCGTACCGCGAGCAGCTCGTCCTCATCGCCTTCACGGTCGCCGTCGTGACGCTCGTCGTCCAGGGCGGCACACTGCCGTGGCTCATCCGGCTGCTCAAGGTGCAGGGGATCGACGAGTCCGAGGACCGTCGACAGCTCGCGACCCTGCTCGACGAGATCAGCTACGCGGGCATCAGTGTGCTGGAGGACCCGGCCTCGGCGGTCGGCATCGAGGAGGAGATCGACCCCGATCTGCTCGAACGCGTCCGGCAGTCGACGTTCCTGCGGGCGGAAGCCGCCTGGGAACGCTCGCGCGAGTCGGTCTCGCCGAGTGAGACGCACGCCGAGACACCGCACCGGCTCTACCGCCAGCTGCGCCTCGCCGTCGTGCAGGCCGAGCGTGAGCGGCTCCTCGACGCCCGGGCGCGCGGTGCGTACCCGTCGCGCATCCTCGCCGAGGCGCAGACGATGCTCGACATCGAGGAGACGCGCCTGCGGCCGCCTCGTGCCGACCACTAG
- a CDS encoding DUF4397 domain-containing protein — protein MRTTTTRRLALSGLAAVATAALIGFGTTAASAATTDAAGSGWIRVGHLSADTKTVDVKLSALSGGATVFELDDVAYGQVSPYTDLAAGTYVVSMVPAGAPDSTKPVISTNVTITAGEAATVAAYGPNKDLQTKVFEDDLTGPAEGAARIRLIQASTDVKSVDVSTSTGMPIAKGATTGTATDYASVPAGPWDLELTGGKQAAEASVNLAPGTVSTLFVLDNAAGGVTLMPVLDSSAAGDAPEGPVETGGGGLAKESSTLGSVLDDLDAKLARLVRDLGTAVS, from the coding sequence ATGCGAACCACCACCACGAGGCGACTCGCCCTCAGCGGCCTCGCCGCCGTCGCGACGGCAGCACTCATCGGCTTCGGCACCACCGCCGCGAGCGCCGCCACCACCGATGCCGCAGGCTCCGGCTGGATCCGTGTCGGCCACCTCTCGGCCGACACCAAGACCGTCGACGTGAAGCTGTCGGCACTCTCCGGCGGCGCGACCGTGTTCGAACTCGACGACGTCGCCTACGGCCAGGTCTCCCCCTACACCGACCTCGCCGCCGGCACCTACGTGGTGTCGATGGTGCCCGCCGGGGCTCCCGACAGCACGAAGCCGGTCATCAGCACCAACGTGACCATCACGGCCGGGGAAGCGGCCACCGTCGCCGCCTACGGTCCCAACAAGGACCTGCAGACGAAGGTGTTCGAGGACGACCTCACCGGTCCGGCCGAGGGTGCGGCGCGCATCCGGCTGATCCAGGCGTCGACCGATGTGAAGAGCGTCGACGTCAGCACCTCGACCGGCATGCCCATCGCGAAGGGCGCCACCACCGGCACGGCGACCGACTACGCGAGCGTCCCCGCCGGCCCGTGGGATCTCGAGCTGACCGGCGGCAAGCAGGCGGCGGAAGCCTCTGTGAACCTCGCGCCGGGCACCGTGAGCACGCTCTTCGTGCTCGACAACGCCGCAGGTGGCGTCACCCTCATGCCCGTCCTCGACAGCTCAGCGGCGGGTGACGCTCCCGAGGGTCCGGTGGAGACCGGTGGCGGAGGACTCGCCAAGGAGTCGTCGACGCTCGGGTCCGTCCTCGACGACCTCGACGCGAAGCTCGCCCGGCTCGTGCGCGACCTCGGGACGGCGGTGAGCTGA
- a CDS encoding class F sortase, protein MIRAHRRTIGTLAAAGALLTALALSGCATTHTGQTPTSPNAADGPITSSEATDRGAAGAKQDPVAQAPAADVSALSVSRVQIPSIGVDAAVEPLERDASGVLLPPVEWEDAGWYRAGVLPGQVGPAVIAGHLDTTLREAVFVHLKQLVAGDQVTVTMSDGSTATYAVDRAIDVEKKTFPTEEVYGPTPDAQLRLITCNGPFDDAANTYANNYVVFASLVSTTP, encoded by the coding sequence ATGATCCGCGCACACCGCCGGACGATCGGCACGCTCGCCGCGGCCGGAGCACTCCTCACGGCGCTCGCCCTCTCGGGCTGCGCCACGACGCACACCGGGCAGACGCCGACCTCGCCGAACGCCGCCGACGGGCCCATCACCTCCTCGGAGGCGACCGACCGTGGCGCCGCCGGTGCGAAGCAGGACCCGGTCGCCCAGGCGCCGGCCGCCGATGTCAGCGCACTGAGCGTGAGCCGGGTGCAGATCCCGTCGATCGGGGTCGACGCGGCGGTCGAACCGCTCGAGCGCGATGCGTCCGGTGTCCTCCTGCCGCCGGTCGAGTGGGAGGACGCCGGGTGGTACCGCGCCGGCGTCCTGCCCGGCCAGGTGGGGCCCGCGGTCATCGCCGGTCACCTCGACACGACCCTCCGTGAGGCGGTGTTCGTCCACCTCAAGCAGCTCGTGGCGGGCGACCAGGTGACGGTCACGATGTCCGACGGCTCGACCGCCACCTACGCGGTGGACCGCGCCATCGACGTCGAGAAGAAGACCTTCCCCACCGAGGAGGTCTACGGACCGACGCCCGACGCGCAGCTCCGGCTCATCACCTGCAACGGGCCCTTCGACGACGCCGCGAACACCTACGCGAACAACTACGTCGTCTTCGCCTCGCTCGTCAGTACGACCCCGTAG